A segment of the Carassius carassius chromosome 21, fCarCar2.1, whole genome shotgun sequence genome:
TTCAGCGGGCCGAGATGGCAACGAAGATGTCCAAGGTTGAAGAAGAAGAGGGAAACATACGGGAGAGATGCAAGTCGTTCATGTCTGTACCAGTCACTGACATCAAGGTCTTAGAGCAGAGGAAAGACGCGATGTCTACGAGAATGGAGATGCTCATCATGGAGACACAGGCTGCGTTCTGTAGAGCCCTCGAGGAGGTGGATGGAGGCTCGTTCAAGGTGGACAGATGGAGCAGGAAGGAAGGTTCGCTCATTTCTGCTGACTTCACTCACTAATATAACGTAGaactttttttattgctttagaATTATTTTCTCTGTTTCATTTAGAAAACACTTTCAGTGATGCTAtgagaaaaacataaaatatatttaccataACATGTCTATAGTGGCACTCAAGGCTCAGATAAAGTAGAGCAAACATGATGGTCCCAAGTCCTAATTTATGTTTGGGTCTACAGGTATATAAGGGCCCAATTCCACCgcataattttaataaaagttacaattctgaaataaaaaggAGACATTTTGGTAAATGTATAACTTTTTATAACATAACATGACtttataattcataattttgacttcATAATATAATTGTGACATTCtgtgtcataattatgatttaaacGTTTTCTGTCACGATTATCACTAATAATAATTTCGACTCTTTTTATCTcattatttagacttttttttatatctgtcatcataatttatcttaattttaacagtttgttataatttctactttttttttttcttctgctgtatAAATTGTCTCAGATGACGCACTATGCACATATACGATGATGCACTATATACTCTTCCATCTCTCTATGAATTTTATAAGGTCATTTTATCATCCAGAAATGGACTTCCATAGcttattagaagaaaaaaaacctttccaaaaATGTTCCTTTTAAAACCATAATATGATTGGTTAAGTGTCAGgcttatttcaaaacatttcattttgacCTAATTGACTTCATCGACACTTCGTAATCATAATGCATCTTAGGTTTATATTGTTgcattctaattattattaagcTATTATTGTGACAAATAGAtgtgctatattattatatattctaaCAATCTGCTATATAAAGAAGTTAATCGTTCCATAGATCAGTGATTCCCAACAAGGCTTCGGAAATGGAAAGATTTAGATGTGGCTTTGTTAAGCTATAAAACAGAAGCATTCATACATTAAATATTAGCTAGACAATTTATGCTGGTGTTACATTGTCACAAAACCGATTACGTGTTTCTCTTGTGTCTAATAAAGGTGGTGGTGGCATCAGCTGTGTGATGCAAGATGGGAAGGTTTTTGAGAAAGCGGGTGTGAACGTGTCTGTGGTGTTTGGGAACCTCACTGAAGAGGCCGCCAAGCAAATGCGCAGCCGCGGAAAAGTCCTGAAAGGGAAAGATGGTGAGAGACTGACTTCCTATTTGAAACCAGTTCCTTATATCTACGGTTCCACTTCTAGTTTTTAATTTTGGAATTTGTTTGAACCGTCAGTGGTCTTAAGGCATTTACTGTGAAGATTTGTCATGCCTCATGGTGTTAAGGGCGATTGAGAGGACGTGACTTCATGCTTTATTGTTTTTACCGGTTAGCACTATCTCTGTGTTCCAGGGAAGCTGCCGTTCTGTGCCATGGGCGTGAGTTCAGTCATACACCCAAAAAACCCCCACATTCCCACAGTGCACTTCAACTACAGATACTTTGAGATTGAGGAAGCAGACGGTGAGTGTTCTTGCCAAGACTTCGAGGCTGTAAGAAGAGAGATGTTGTTATCTGGGACCACCACCCATCACTTTCTCTATCCATCTCCCTCCTTGATACAGGCACAAAGCAGTGGTGGTTTGGTGGAGGAACGGATCTCACTCCTGTTTATATTGATTTGGAAGATGCCGCCCATTTCCACAAGACTCTGAAAGAAGCATGTGACAAGCACCATCCTAAATATTACCCAGACTTCAAAAAGTGGTAGGAATCTCAATCCAGTGGTGTGTAGTTTGAATGGGGTGTGTTACAGCTGTTATGGGTGTGTGATGGATGAGCACTTTATCTTCTGGGTGGATTTGAACTGTTCAGCAATGATAAGATTTCCCATTATTTGCAGCAGCTATTGTttagtgttgttttttgttttttttgtgagtcAACACTTTTGTTTTAAGACATCCCTTTCCTTTTCTGAGACAGATGCTCATTTAAAAGACAAAGTCTTTAATATTGCCAGTACTtatttttggtattttattttataaaaatgtaattttattaaatctGATTAAATCGTTTCTTTCCCCCTTAAATATTAGATTAGCACcagtattttctttttctctcaagGTGTGACAATTATTTCTACGTCCGTCACCGAGGGGAGACGAGAGGCATTGGTGGGATCTTTTTTGATGATTTGGATTCCCCCAATCAGGAGGAGGTCTTTAATTTTGTGAAGAGCTGCGCTAAAACTGTGGTGCCTTGTTACCTGCCCATTGTGAACAAACATCTAAACGACTCCTTTACCCCTGAGGAGAAGGACTGGCAGCAGGTCAGGAGAGGCAGGTTGGTTAAAGAGGGAGTCCATACTGATGTagagtgattatatatatatatatatatatatatatatatatatatatatatatatatatatatatatatatatatatatatttaaaaaagtgtgtgtgtgtccaaagtTTAGATTGAGTAGTATTTGTTTTGAGAAAATCTTTTGCAAATCTGAAGCAAAGATGCATCAAAAGTTGATGTCAAATTGATAGTAATGACTTCCATTGttacaaatttcaaataaatgctttttttcaccttttattaataaacaaatcctgaaaaaagtatcatgatttccacacaaatactgagcagcacaactgttttcaacataagacatgtttcttgagcatcaaatcagcttaTTACAATGacatctgaaggatcatatgacactgaaaactggagcaatatatatgaaaatgcagGTTTACAATTATAGGGgtcaattatattttgaaatatattgaaaACAACCAAATTCAAATGGTATCTCATGCAAATTCAGATGGTCTTCAGTCTAGTTAAATTTCTAAAATAACTCAATAATATTCAATAGTCATCattattctatattttatataattgcatAGTTATTACTACATTTGTAAtttctttttaagtttaatttgatGTTTGTCGTAAATGTCTGTAATATAATGTGTTCAGCAGCTAACCAGATTCTCTTTGTGTCTCTTAGATATGTGGAATTTAATTTAGTGTATGACAGAGGGGTGAAATTCGGCCTGGCCACACCTGGGTCTcgcatcgagagcatcctgatgtCCCTGCCACTTACTGCTAGGTAAAGGACTTCGTAATTAGCAAACACTGTCATGTTAGCTACTGGCTGTTACTATGGATCATCCTTTTTTCATAACATTTTGTGAACTTTTTCTTTAATTTACTTCTTAATTTAAAGAAGTATCATTTTTCACGTTTTCCCTGAACTACACTTGTAACACAAGTAAAAGTTTTTCCACACCAAAAAGATTTTCACAACCATTTCCAAAAATGAGCTCATATGATAACTTCAGACAATAAAGGAAAATGGGATTCCTCATGATATGACCCTTTTACAAACTCACAGTAATGTTTTGCAGTAAACTTAACATTTCAACTGTGATTATTGTATTAATCTGTTGTTTAATATTGCTAACTCACCCGCCATAAATGGTTCATTTCAGGTGGGAGTACATGCACGAACCCACAAAAGGCACTAAGGAAGCCGATTTGCTGGAGGTCTTACGGAACCCTAAAGAATGGATCTGATTGAGAGGGTGACCAGTTTAACTAGCCATCAGTATTGGCATTATTAGATACCAAACATATCAGCACCTTCAATAAGTACAACATTCACTAAAACAGACAGGACACATTCTCATCCTTTGACTCATTGATTGTTTTCACTGACTGACTGCAGCACTGCATGATTACTGCCATTGGCTGTATAGATTCACATGAGATGCAGTTTACTCCCATGACAGTGTTACTTAGTTACAGCTTTGTTTCTGCTTGCACTGCTTTAATCATGACTACTGGTGTATTCCAAACTTGTAATGGCTTTGGTATGCTGTTTTTGAAGGCATGTGTTGATCGCCCATGTCTAGAGGGTCATGTTTACCATGTGCTGATGCAAGCACCAAGCCATTATTGCATTTCTTACCCTGTTCATTTTTTTTGTGCCTCACTTCAAGGTTTTTTTGTGTCCTGTCATGTGCTAACATGTCTTTAtacttgtacttttttttttttacttttttttttacagatattaaAATAGGAATCAAAATTAGGAGTATTCTCAGGACATTATAATGTTGATATTCTGTGTATTACgaaacaaaataaagtttttatatgTGGTTTAATCTGGTGTACTGATATTTCTGGTCTATTAATAACTTTTCCTGATATAAAAACTTCATGGTTTGTGTTCAAGTTTATTTTAGGCACGGTTAATAATATTCGTCTGATGTCTCCAAGGCAGCAGAACAAACTTTGTGTCCATTGCTTGGGCAAGTCACTTTAGCGAGTGAATCTGCTAATGAAGTTAATAAGTCATGACAGAACTACCTCTGTGTGCTTGTTTGCATGGAGGCAAAGTAAATCAGGTAGTAAATGTTGAATTTACACTGACTTTTAAAGCAAGTACATTAAATCTGAAGTGTGTAACTTGttgaatttgttacatttaaaagggAATACTGTTaagactttttacattttatatatatttataatatggtCATAACACAACGTTATAATATTAGACATGTCATACAAAAACAGAGCATGGCAAATTATGATAAACTTTATTCATACaccaccattcaaatgtttgttaGATTTGTcagatattttgtttttaaaagtatctCATGCTACTAATAATTACTTGAattattacaatgaaaaaaaaaaaagattgaatgtattaaaataaaacatgcatcatTCTAACATAATTTGTTACTCAAGAAATTCTctgtattatcaatgttgagaacagttgtgctgcttaatatttttgtggaaaccatttaatttttttaaggattctttgaataaTAGAATGAAAAATTTGTTGAAACAATAATTTGTAACCATTTAAAGTCTTTATagttacttttgattaattctctgtgtctttgttgaataaattaaGTGTATAAGAACAAAAAGGAGTGAAGGCCAAAACATCTTTTATTACAAACAAGTCAAGCTCAATcattacaaaaaattaaatttgtTCTTAGTACATGATCTATCTCTGAGTAAGGCTTAAGCAATAAACACCACCACAATCACTCGGAACTACCACAGAAATATCAGCCTGCACATGTACGGTAGTCTTATTTCACATTatctttaaaaacacaaacaattttagGCAAAGTGAGACCGTTTTGATTTTCACAAAGCTTTCTTGAGTTCATGCTGGTGATGGATTTTCTTGCATATTTATGTCAGCTGAGCATGTTGTTGATTAACAGAATATAACTCAAACCCAAGAGGATAAACCAAACAGCATTTGCCATTTTTTTCTCTATTAATTTATCACATCTTACACATCGATTAATATTCCTTTACACATTAGTTAATATTTCTTTACAAAGAGCAGTCTGTGCCCTACAAAGTGCATTCACTCATAGTTACTTAAGTACAAATACGTTGAGTTTTCCCTTTTGTGTTCCCTTTCCTtctctcttttacacacacacgcacacctgaTATTTAATACTGAATATTTCCTTGagtttttccttttcatttttttagggAACTAGAACAGCTTGTTTCCATAATTGGATCCTAATCTGAAATTCTCTTTGTTTGTGTTTAGTGTAGCTGGGCCTGAAGTGAAAACTATCCTCTGAGGTAAATGGAGTCTGCTTGCTGTTAAACACACAGACAAGCCCAACCTGATCGTTAGTGTCACATATCCACAACAGTTTTTTTAACAGACATTTCAAGAGGAAAACTCAGTAACACTTTACCTCAAGTGCATATATGTTAAAATCCACTGtatgatctcatgaataattgtaaccacaatACTTAACTATTCATTGTTACACTTTTTGAAAATATTATGCATTAAAACATGATAAACAAccaattttaaatgtaacaaggAATCTGCAAAtattgaaatgcatttttaactttggttacaattataaaaatacataatgctTTACAATGTTCATTATGAATACCTTTATAATACGTGACCCTGGACCGGTCTTAGGTGTCAatttttaaacagatttaaaCATAATCTGAAATAAATaggcttttcattgatgtatggtttgtgaGGATAGGACAAAATAGGGCCGAGATACAactaactatttgaaaatctggaatctgagggagcaaaaaaaaacataattagaaaatcgcctttaaagctgtccaaatgaaattcttagcaatgcatattactaatcttaCATTAggttttgatacatttatggtatgaaatttacaaaatatcttcattgaacatgatctttacttaataccctaatgatttttggtataaaagaaaaatctataattttgacccatacagttttattgtttcgtttttttgggggggtattGCAACAAATATACCGCAGCAACTTAAGagtggttttgtgctccagggtcacatatgataaAAGGTTTCAGGTTAAAGTGTTAGCTAAATGTCATTCTTCGTGGGAGGAGAGTAAGCTAGAGTTACTCAGTTGCCAAAAACACTTGCATTGTAAATGCAAACATACCTCAATTCTGAGGTAAACCAGCATGGTAAAGGTAGTCATATTGTTATTTCACAACATTCTCTAAGAGGTTAGAGAAACAAAACAagttatttatctaaaaaaaaacacacaactcATCTCAGTTTCACACAAAAAGCATGCTTCTAGCTCCTTATTAATTACCTCCACAATGGACAATTCATCTTGCTTGTCCTAGAAGTCCCAGCTTGGGATGCTTAATATGGCCATTTAATCCTTGGCCACAATAAGAATAAATTTCACAAGGCTGTGACCATGTAAATTGCTCCAAAGCTATGGAGAGAAAAGAAAGCACTGTTGCATAGACCATGTAGTCTACTATGTTTTGCCATTGAACTCATTGTGGCTTGACTGAAATGCCAAACCTTAAGCCACACTTACACAATACAACAGttcaaggaaaagttcacccaaaaatgaaaatttgctgaaaatgtactcacaagCCATAGATTAgctttgtttcttcatcacaacagatttggagaaatgtagcattacatcacttgctcatcaatggatcctctgcagtgaatgggtgccgtcagaatgtttttttttattacggatagaggactggtattttggccagaagcaatggtttaacaGATCTTAatgttggatttgtttcttacaaacatgcagcttttcactgcaCAATATGTTAACTAGTGGACTacagtcatgtggattattgtgatggcacccattcactgcaaaataactattagtgagcaagtgatgtaatgctaaatttatccaaatctgttttattgaagaaacaaactcatcaacatcttggATAGACTGAGTTTGATAGAGTAAATATTGAGCAAATTTTGGGCGATCTATCCCTTTCAGTATTGTATTTTCCAAAATGCAAAACCTCACACGTTGACTTAGTGCCCACTTAGTCTGATTCATCATTAACAACCACGATGCTACATAAAATCAGGATTGAATTTGTTTGGTCAAAGTTATCAGCGATGCATTATCATTAGTAATTGGTTATCCATTTAGCTGAACATGCTAACCAAATCTAACACTTCAACTAGTGGAAAAGAAAAATCAACCCTATATCAAAATTTCATTGAGGCTGTGAATCCAATGCATTGTGATGTCTATGCAATTCAATAGAGATAGATGGCTTTTGATAACGGTTACAATGAACCTTGAAGTACAGAATGTCAGTAAACATTCAAATTTACAACTTCCTGAAAATATTGTGCAATTTTTTCCTCTGAAACtgattatttacaattatgttttaGTTGTCCAATGAGAGGCCACAACTGACCAAATATTCAGTTCATTTGTAAGATGTTCTGACACTCATAGGACTTACTAACTTACAGTACTTTGTCTCTGGATTTGGGATAGGATTAGAATTCATGCTGTTATGAGTTCTATGAAAATCTCTGAAATCAAAGCAATTCAAAGTTTTAACAATGTAACGGTACTTAGAATAATGTTATTGCATAAGTTGTTTTCTCTTCACATTAAGTAAAGAAGTTTAGCTGTTCTGCTAGTGCTGGAGTTGAAAAGCCTGTCATTTTAGTAGTGAAGTTGTAAAAAAATACTTCTagtacttaaaaataaatggccAAACATGTTCACATCCTGCAAAAACATTAGCTATAAAAAAGAAGAGAGACACAGCCGGTAAGGAATGACAGGGTTTACAGTATTGCTATCAAAATGCATCCCTACATGAGAGTGGATAACATGCCTGGAAGACCCGTCACTTTCCATGGGAGATGATAACCGTGTTACCGTGGTTACTGATGATGTCTTCATATTGTGGTGGAGGCTCTGCTTCAATCTGTATATCTGTATGGCCCACAGCTTCTTCATATGAAGGGGGTGGGTCACCCCGACTGCCCCGCCCAGGTGTGAGGTCAGCGCCTGGGTAGGCGGGGCTACTGTGGGCACTGATCTCTGAGTGAGGACTGATGTCAGGATGGTAGTCCCGACCCCACTGGTCCATTGACACCACTGACAGGGTTGTGTCTCTTTGTGGGCGCCCAATGGCAGGACTCTGCTGGGATCTTTTGCGTGAGTGGCATCTCCAAACTGTGATGGAAACTGCAGCAATGAGCAGCAAAACCAGCAGCAGGGGTAAGATCAGGTACAGGGAATGAACGCCACCAGCGATGGACTCCAGTCCTCCAGGCCTGGGGCTACTTTCACGCTGGTACTCCTCCCAGAATCGCCTCTGTAAGGGTGAATAAAAACAATTAGATTAGGACGTTGTCTGAATTAATGTAGATAATAAGTACAACAAACTCGTTTGTATTAACAAAAACCACACCCTCTTCAATGTCATAAAGA
Coding sequences within it:
- the prrg1 gene encoding transmembrane gamma-carboxyglutamic acid protein 1, whose translation is MGAVFLPADAAHSVLRRLPRANFFLEEMKQGNIQRECREEICSYEEAREAFENDEKTRRFWEEYQRESSPRPGGLESIAGGVHSLYLILPLLLVLLLIAAVSITVWRCHSRKRSQQSPAIGRPQRDTTLSVVSMDQWGRDYHPDISPHSEISAHSSPAYPGADLTPGRGSRGDPPPSYEEAVGHTDIQIEAEPPPQYEDIISNHGNTVIISHGK
- the cpox gene encoding oxygen-dependent coproporphyrinogen-III oxidase, mitochondrial, with translation MTSIALCTINSSARSIARLCQVSRSAHGTADFHSFVARYSTRRKCAFLQGEKWSFIRAGTRQMSQASPGRISLGRYGRGVFLAAGAAAVTGILTAGVSHFQRAEMATKMSKVEEEEGNIRERCKSFMSVPVTDIKVLEQRKDAMSTRMEMLIMETQAAFCRALEEVDGGSFKVDRWSRKEGGGGISCVMQDGKVFEKAGVNVSVVFGNLTEEAAKQMRSRGKVLKGKDGKLPFCAMGVSSVIHPKNPHIPTVHFNYRYFEIEEADGTKQWWFGGGTDLTPVYIDLEDAAHFHKTLKEACDKHHPKYYPDFKKWCDNYFYVRHRGETRGIGGIFFDDLDSPNQEEVFNFVKSCAKTVVPCYLPIVNKHLNDSFTPEEKDWQQVRRGRYVEFNLVYDRGVKFGLATPGSRIESILMSLPLTARWEYMHEPTKGTKEADLLEVLRNPKEWI